Below is a genomic region from Deltaproteobacteria bacterium.
CTGCCGCTGAAAGACACAGGCACACAAGGAACAGCATGCAACGAACACTGAGTGCTTTCATGGGGTACGCCTCCCTTCCTTGTTGAGCTTCTGGAGGACGGTATCTTTCATATCTTCAAAAGCCGCTTTGATCGCTTCGTCAAACGCGACCACTCGTCCTCCGGTCTGTTCCGCGTACAAACGAGCTTCGATTTCTCTGCCGAATGCGCTCTTGTCTCGTCCGGTTGTGGGATTTTTCTTGTCTTCTGAAATCACCCAATAGGCGGTTTCCGCATCGATGATTTCTTTGGTGTAGTAATCGCCCACGGCAATTCCTTTGATCTGCCGATCAAATCGCATGGACAGATAGATGGCCAGACAATGGAGAGAGCGAGCGCCCATGGACTTGCCGTCCGTGAACTCAATGTAAATCGGGGTCTGAAAGAGGTCCTGGAACGGACACTTCGGGAACTTGAATTTGAAATCCTGCGACCGTACCGGGTCCGGAACGGCGACGGGCCACATTCCGAGCATAAGAAATACGATCACAATCCGTTTAACGGTCGGGGGCACTATTGTCACCTGGCCATCGATGGGGACGGAATTTTGAAATTCGCCTCCGGCGGATCCCCCGTGCTTCCCTTTCGAAAGGTTTCAAGCCGACGCCGGTACGAAGCAGTGTTGTCGGGCCGGATAGACCGGCCGCGCGTAACTCACCACGTGTGGGTTTGACGGGGAACCCGCCGGTGGCGGGTCCCCAACAACCCGTTGAGCGGATGCGCTACTTACCTTGTTTCATCCTCATCATAGCACGCTTCTTGCGGATCATCTGGGTGTCCTGGTACATGTCTTCAAACGCGGCTTTGACGGCCTCGTCAAACGTGGCCGGAGTTCCGCTGAACTCCTGAATGAACCCGTCGGCAGCCGATTTCTCCTCGAACGCCCATTTGGCCCTGGTAGTCATGACGCCCATCTTACTTCCGCCTAACACCCAGTAGGCCTTCTCGGCGTTAATCGGATTTTTGGTCGAGTAATCCCCGACCGTGATGGTAACGGGAGCTTTGTCGATATTCAAAGCCAGATCGATCGCGCCGCAGTGAATCGAACAGACTTCCGTTTTGGAGCCTCCATCGTATTCAATGACCATCCATGTATGACCGAACTTGGATTTCATCATTCCGCAATAGTGACACGACTCCCCTTTCGCCATGGTGTCATCGGCCATCGCCCACCCTCCGAATACGAAACCGAAGGATGCCAAGAAAATCACCATCAAAAACATGAAACAAGAACGCCTCATCCATCTCCCTCCTTTGTGATTTGAGTACGACTTTGGCCTCTGCTCCCTTTGGATATTCACGTCCGGCAAGTCAAAGCCTCCATAGGAAAGTCAGAGCACGATTACAGCGTCTTTGCCTGCGTTAGTTGTTTGCAGGCGAATTCCGCATGAGCTTATTGTACTCGATTTCTTTCCTATAATTGAATGCTTTTTCGCACTTTTCTTCGCATGACGCATCGGAGCCGCAATGTTCCAGACAGACGTTATAATCTTTCTGAAGGAAGCTCTGGATGTCCTCCCATGCCTGTTTCTGCTCTTGGGGGACCGCGAAGGCCTGTGATTCCGCCGCACGCATACCCTTATCCTTTGTCTCGGCAAGAGCTCCGGGCTGACGGCAAACAAACACCAAAGTCAACAGCGTCAATAAACCCCAGAAAAAAACAGAATTCCTTTGCATATACATTCCTTAGTATAGAAGTAATATTGGAACGACTTCAAAAGACCGTCCTACTCCACTTTCAGATGCTCCGCCCGGAAGTCGCCGATGACTACGGTCATGGTATCGCCTCTTCTTACCAGTCCCCCCGCGTTGGAAAACAGAATCACGTACACGCGGTTGATTATCGGTTTCACGGCGGAGCCGCGAAGAGGACCAAGCTTGGTGACCGGGATGCTGTGGATAGCTCCCGTCCGCTCATGAACGGCATGAGCTTTGACCGGCCTTTTGGTGATCTTGGACGCTTTGTCCGGATCCACAATGCGGTAACGGAAATCCAGCATCTGGTCCGACGCGGTGAGCCTCAGGCTTACGAATTCAATGCCCCATTCGTCCGCCCAGGAGGTCGGTGTAGCCTCAGGGACCTTCTCCGGAGTTGGTACTGGAGGGGTCGTTTGGCAGCCGGCCGTCCCAAACATGAAAACCAGAATGGAGATTAGAAGGATGGTTCGCATTCGCCCTTTCCTCCCTGTGGCTTGGATTTCCCGATTTCAAGCTCCAAAGGGTTCCTGGCCGTGGAAACATGCAGCCGGTCCGCTTCGGATACAAAACAGCAGCACTCCCATCTTACATGACGAGGTTCCTGTTCACAAACAGGGAAAAGAGAATGTTGCTACGACAAACGCTTCCTGCGGTTTTTCGGACCCAAGAAACGAGAGCGGCCCCGAGCCTCATCGTCCCGGTCGCCGCTCTCAACAGGAAAATCGTTTCTTTCGTCGAAAGTCCTGATCTAGGATGCCCTAGGGGCAGACGGTAGGTATGAACGTACCGAAATTATTCGCGAATACAATAACGTCCGCATCGTTCACCAATGTGTCGCCGTTCAAGTCCGCGCTGGGCAAAGCGGCATTGTAGGCTGCAAAAAACGCTACCAGGTCTTCGCCGTCCGCATCTCCGTCTCCGTCGAAGTCCGCCAGGTCGTTCACGAGTCCGGTCGGATCCTCGACGCAAATGGTCAGGTAACCCATCATTCCGCCCGATAGGGAACTCCCGTCGTTG
It encodes:
- a CDS encoding nitrous oxide reductase accessory protein NosL → MPPTVKRIVIVFLMLGMWPVAVPDPVRSQDFKFKFPKCPFQDLFQTPIYIEFTDGKSMGARSLHCLAIYLSMRFDRQIKGIAVGDYYTKEIIDAETAYWVISEDKKNPTTGRDKSAFGREIEARLYAEQTGGRVVAFDEAIKAAFEDMKDTVLQKLNKEGRRTP
- a CDS encoding nitrous oxide reductase accessory protein NosL gives rise to the protein MRRSCFMFLMVIFLASFGFVFGGWAMADDTMAKGESCHYCGMMKSKFGHTWMVIEYDGGSKTEVCSIHCGAIDLALNIDKAPVTITVGDYSTKNPINAEKAYWVLGGSKMGVMTTRAKWAFEEKSAADGFIQEFSGTPATFDEAVKAAFEDMYQDTQMIRKKRAMMRMKQGK